The Bactrocera dorsalis isolate Fly_Bdor chromosome 2, ASM2337382v1, whole genome shotgun sequence region ACAATCGTTTCTAACCTAAAACTGGTGCTGGTTTATCAGATGTTTCTGACATATGTTATTATTAACTTGGCAGCACTGCTAACCGACAACAGGGtggtaaaaaatttgaattcctGCACATTTTGAATACAAGTTACGTGTGTTCGtgcaacaaataatttatataagtaaaatatatgtaacaaataaattaagcgTGTTTGTTAAATTGTGTTGAgtgtcatttatttttaatatgattttatatgcatttcaataaaaaatataatttacagaaacaaaaacaaacactgtGAATTAtgctaaattattttgttttaccaattatcatatttataattaaggaaattttaatttacttgcataatttatatgtatctaCTGTATTTACAAgctcgttaaaatattttttataaatattatatatataagtaaatgaaGATAAAAACGTTTGTACAACGCTTGAGACAGCACATACCTAAACACGCATTGCttctacaaaattaaaaaaaagaagtaacatatatttatgtaaatatttgctaaGCATAATTTTCCGTAAACTGACAAGTTTGGTGgaattcaaaaaagaaaaaaaaggaaaatctaGTATAGGCTGCGCTTGCGTTGCAAAGTAGCTTATTGCTAAGAGAATCAGATGGGTTAAAAGGAAAtgataactacatacatatacagttatacCGTTGTATATGAGTGCATATGATTTTCTGACAGCTGTGCATATTTTGAAGCACGGTAGAGGACCATGTTTTGAAGTTTTGCAACTCCGTTTACGAATCCAAGTTTAGATGAAAGTTACTTTATGAGAATAAGTTTAAATGCAGAGTATTTCGAGTGAGGGGCATAACAAATGCTAAACGCTAAAAGTCCAAAAAACCTAAATGCACATAAAGAAAATTCATTATATTGCCTCTATTCACCACCGTGTGTGACACACACTTtactaaaaatgaaaataaccaTGCGTACGACTACGACATCTAACGCTTAACGCTTCAACAGAACCCTGGATTTGTGTGTTCTATAACGCAGCGCTTACAGTACTTCTTCACCGCCCGATAGCCCTCAATCGATATCTGGCAATCCTGTATGTTCAGTTGTTGTAGGCCACGACAGTAGTAAGCAATACACTGCACGCCACGGTCCGTTATCATATCACAATTCCGCAAGCTGAGCTTCTTCAAATTCGGACAGCTTTCGGCGAGCGCACGTAAACCCGCATCACTTACATCGCACTTGCCGATGTCAAGTGCACGCAGACGCGGGCAGGAATGTGCCAATACGGTAATGGAATCATCGCTCACCGCTTCACAACCGCGCGCATTTAGGTAACGCAGCTTATAGCAGCGACGCGCGATCACTTTGAGTCCAGCATCGGAGACGCGATCACACTTCGCCACGGAGAGGTACCGTAAAACAGCGCCGAGTTTGGCGAGTTCATAGAGGCCGAAATCGGTAATGTTCACGCAATCGGATATGCTGAGCTCCTTGAGTGCGATGCAAAAACTTGGTACGAATTTCAAGCCGGCATCTGGAAGCATAATAATTTagtatatatctgtatgtatgtagttaaaaCCAGCGATAAAGGCATGCATAACTTATGCCATTGGTGGGATTTCAATCTCAACGTCCCTCCTTTTCCAATTGATAAAGTCAAAACCTGCTGAACTCAACACAACTGAAAAAGTCCAGGACGTGATTTACGGTCTCACTTCCAATAACATGCGAGTTGGGCAACTCTTTATCTCTGTTTAAAACTATTGCGTGAGTTTTGGCAATACGCACCTGTAATTTTTATACAGCGTCTAAGGTATAGATACACCAGTTGTGGACAGTTTTTCACCACGATTTTTAGTCCGACGTCGTCTAAGACAAGGCAATCCGTAAGATCTAAATATTGCAGCAGCAGACGGCGTGGTTGTTCCAGATTTGGATGCGTGCTGATGCTGACCACCTGGCTGCAGCCTGGAAGATATAAAATGATGAACATAAGTCACTCCATTTTAGCTTTATAACGTCTTTACAGCTTAATACACTTGCAACCGTACTTACCCGTCACATCGAGATGCTGCAAATTTGTACATTTTGTAAGTACGTCCATGAGCGCTTGATTCGACACCTGCATGCAGGTTTGCAGTTGCAAATGTGTCAATTCTGGACAGCGTCGCGTTAATAACTGCAAACCCTTATCGGATATTCGACAGCCCTCGGAGAGCATTACACGCTCTACTTCCGGACACGAGCCATTGCATGTTTGCCCGCACAATTGTCGGAAAATCATTTTTAGCGTCTTATCGCCATTCAGGTGTTCACCTTTCAGCGAGATCACCTTCCAGAGCACTGGGCGCCAGGCGAGTTGGTCGAAACGTCGACACACGCGTGCCAAAATACACAACTCACAACTGTCGAACCAGTTGAAAATCTTCAAAACCACATCGTCGGGCAGCCGATCAAAGAGTGGTCCCGAACGGAAGGTCTTCTTATTCCATGGTGGTGGCGCGACATTGTCGTGTCGTGTGCGTGTCACTGCTGTTAAAGTGGTCGTCGACGGCGGTGGGTGGTGTACGATGCTATGCGTTGTGATTGTGTTTGGATGATGACCCGTTGGCGAGGGCGAAACAAGCGTGGCATAACCTTGATCCAGACTAGGTGAGAAGCGTCCGATGTTGCAGAGCCCATCGGAGAGACTTTTCACTTTGGTATGGTGGAAACGTTGATCCAGCGCAAGGTTAGAGGATGTGgtattgttgctggtgttggcaaaattttccaaatgaTTGGAAGAGCTGAATGCATCCGTCGGTGAACCGGTGCGATTTAGCAGGTAACGATCGGAACCGCTCGTTTCGCTGGGACTGGAGGCGTGATGGCGCAAGTAGTGCGCGTCTGACATGCGGAaaagtacaaataaaataaatttcaacaaattagtGTGATTGCCGAAACTCACCCGCTAGTCGTTCGGTGCCATTATTATAATTGCATATATTACGCAGTCCGTCTTCGAGAAAATAGCGCTCATTCTGAAAATGACTCGCCTCCGATCCCAAGGGAAGCGCGCGTATCGCATTGCCCAAGTAGAGCGCGTCCATTTTCTTCTCCAAAAAGTATTGCATATTACGTGTGCTACTACCATTGACCGCACTTGACACCGTTGGTACGCTGCAACGTCCACCCTGATGTCTAGTTATACGACCGGCTGTTGTACCACCGCCATGTGAGCTGCTATGTGGCAACTGATACATTTCTGGTAGGGTGTGATTACGTTGCGCGGTCGCATTCAGCGCCGATGCAGCTACTGCAGCAGTTTCCGCATCTTCTTCAATGTTAACCAATTCATTGAGCAGTCCATCTACGGTATCACCTTGTTGCGAAGCCGATGGTGTGTAGATGATATCGTCCGCATCGATGCTGAGGTCCGGCGATTTGCGTGACATTTGATAGACCTGCGGATCGAGTGGACTGGAACTGAGCGGATGATGATATGGCGGTTGATGATGTCCCGTCAGCGAATCGATGACGGTGCTACTGTTGCGTCCCAATGATGCTAGCGGACACTCGAGACTTGTAGGCGCTTGTGCGCGGCGTGCGGTCTGGTGCGACATGCTGAATGCGGTGGTGGTGAGAAAAATGTAGATGCTGCTTTGACGACAACGACAGAAAGTGCGTTTGCAGAAGCCTAAAGTTGGTGGTGAGCTgcaaataaaaatgagaaaattttgTAGCTTTAAGGGTTTTTAATAGACATGTAATTTTATAGTGTCGAACTTAAGCTATagctatagctgtcatacacaCTGACCGGTCTAAATGAAGTCcttatatggtatacatatgtattaagaaaaatagtttcacaaaatttgacctGGGTTATTGTGCAAGACAACGGTTATATTAGGTTCGATGGCTGATCCGGAGATCAGCCGATAGGGAGAAGACGTTGGCCTTACTAAAGGCAAAAAGCTCACTGGATCTCTTACGAGCGATTTTTCCATTTTACCGACCCGGGTACCCATCCTTGCCAGATCATTAGCTTTACAGTTGCTCGCGATTCCACCACCCACGACTACGTCGCAGGTATATGGGGAGAGAAGATGCGGCCAGAGTATGTTTTGGTGACTACAGCATCCTTTAGATACGGTATAAAGTCTATCTGTATGCCTGTAAGGATTTCCGGATGTGTAGACATGTCTTCCTTTATAAAACCAGaatctctgagtctgatagcaactttcacGGCCATACACCCGAATCGCCGGGAGGTCATAGTCAACTTTTGTTAGACGATTCTCCAATTTCAATATTCTCCTGACCTGACGGCACGATCGTGGTTTTGACGTTGAGGGTTTCATGTCAAATCTGAAGCTGTGTCCAGTGACCCACGAAGCTATGTTGCTTCGAATTATAAATACTTACGAGACTGTTTACTTGCAGAACTCAACAAGTTGTTTGCTCTAGGCTTCATAAAACGAGTAGTTGGACTGAAGTTGTGTCTAACGATATTTTGTGCGAAATCAAACGGGTCGGAGACTTATCAAACACACCTCGCATATCCCTAGAAAAATatcacatatatttgtatgtgcccTGTAAGCGTAATTTTATACACTTTCTGCTGTGCTTTTGCTCCAATTTACAAGAACTCGCCTGTAACCAATCTCCAAGCAGCGATCTTTCGAACGTCAAAAAATACATTGATCTCGCAAGACTGTGGCAGCGAGAAAATTATGGGGCGCTTCAGCTGCTGCTGCGCGTTTATAGCATTTTTACATTAAACCGAGCAATTGCTGGCTTTGTTGTAAtaactcttgttgttgttgtgctgttgaTACTTTGTAGCCAGCAAAATATGCAAATCAACTGACGTAGCTGTTCAATGCGCTACCTTACGGACAtgagtatgtacgtatgtgtctGGCGAGTGCGTGTTATAAAGCGACTAATCTGCATGTGTACATGgctaacaacaatagcaacaaaccTCTCGCTAACAACGTAGCCAACCAAATCCATAATCGCAGTAAAATTACGACAGCTGTTCGGCATTACGACAAATTCGAGCGACCGGCAAAGAGGAAACGAGGcatttacgagtatataaatgtataagtatgtatatatattttttttaataaatgtgcTGCCACAATTAGCTACACTGCCGCCTTCCGAACACTCGGCCGACTTAAATGCTGCAAGCACTACTGTCGCTTGAGCTATCAATCGCGCTATTGACCCTCGTCGCCATCGTCGCCCTCATTGCTACCGAGACGCTTCTTCATTTCGTCTGATTGCGCACTACCTTAGCTGCCGGGTGTCGGGGGCAAGTAGTGTATGGATTCACAGGCAGGTAATGACATGCTTTAAATGCACATTCCATGCTCATTATTTTGATGCATTTTCAGTGCCGCAGGGCATGGTCGCAATGCACCAgcccagcaacagcaacaataagtaTGTACTGTGTAGCGTTGAATTTAACATTGCGGAATGTTGGCTAGCACAACGGAAAGTGGAATTTTTGAGTCTTAACTGCTCGTCCTGCTTTGAAGATCTTTCAACGTGCGTTTTTTTACTTCTCAATAGAGACCGTCTTGGCACACGCAGGGTCACACTGGCTGGGCTTGATGTTATGAATTTAAGACGTTATATCTACTTGAttacttatatttgaaaatatcctCCGAAAAATTAAAGTTGATCTCGGAAAAAGCTTCGGATATATAGACgagatcaattgaaaagtccgcTGCCACattgaaatgcaatttttgCCAAATTCCTTCTTTTTACTCAACATAATTCGCTtgaatttatggtcgtcataatcgtcctgtcagatccaCATTTAAGTCTCTCTCCACaggcacaataaaaaattttaccgtgccagtgagacaaagaagtgcccgtagtgtcgagaatattgctgccgctactGCATTAATTGAGGAAGACTTAttatcagtctctcacacgtcgttctcaagcgttgggcatctctgtgacgtcgtcgtggcgaatttttcgaaaagatATTAGCCtatatccttacaagatcaaagtgacgtaagaactgaagccacttgaccaccagaatcgtcgtatgttcgtgaattggactgagcaacaacttgaaattatccggattttcatcgaaaaatcatcttcagcgttgaggcttatttctggcggaatggcttcgtcaataagcaaaatatgtgttattggtcaggcagcaatccacacgtacttcatgagtcaccattgcatcccgaaaaaattacggtttggtgcggtttatgggccggcggcgtcattgggccgtacttcttccgtgatgatcaagaccggcacgttactgtgaatgggaatcgctattGCTCAATGATAACGGAATATTTTTGGGCCGAATTcaatgatatggacttggaaaatatgtggttccaacaggatggcccacaagccacacagcgaatgtcacaatcaatttattgaaaagcaagtttggtgaacgtgttttatcacgaaatggcccagttaATTGGGCGcatcggtcgtgcgatttgacgccgttagactatttcctatGGAGCTACGTCAAGTCCGTGGTCTATGGTCTTACTTCGAATATCGAActtgaaattgcagcagtatcggccgatttatgcttgaaaaccgtcgaaaattgggttcagtgtctggacttctgcaagcgtgctcgtggtggccatgcaaagaAATTGAGTTCCATACACAAGGAGATCCAATGTACTTTTacaggaataaaaaatttcattgatatcccaaacagtttttgctttatttgtatGAGTATGTACGATGGACCATTTCTCATCAGTTAATCCTAACCCTGAAGAGCATTTTGGTATTACCTGATCAATGGTTGTGCCATCAATAAGGTGTTCAggaattttatgaaaagttttttcataAGTGTAATCCACCTGTGAGGACCCCCAACACCTATTAACGTTTCTCAGCTGTCAAAAGTTCTGTAAGTTCGATAATTTAGGTTTAATAATAACTACAGAGAGCTAAGTTCCCAAACTTGTCAGCAATACAATTGAAGGTTTTGCTTATTTTCTGGGTTAAACTCCGTCACAAGCAGCATACCATTTAAgagatgaaaattatttaaaataatttttaataacgtaACTTTGAACCCCATTCagttcaatatataaaatatggcaTCTTCGAATAGCTCCGCGGACAATCTGAAACCTCAACAGTTTTGCGAACAAGTATAAGACGTCTGCTAGCATCATTATCAAGCCAGCTAGTATTGATCtgcgtttttttgcttttgatatCATTGCATATCTACATCTATTTCATGTGTATGAATGTGTTTAagccgtacatacatatatacaaatttccCTAGAGCAATGAAAATGTATACAAGTTCACTGGGCGGTAATTAGATTGGTCGCGGTGATTGCGACTGAGCTTATACAACGGAGGGCGCTTTTCGAGCAAATTGCGGCGACTGTACCCTATATAATGAGGGAACCTTTACGCTGCGGGACGACCATTAATAATGTTCCTAAAAatagatatacttgtatttaagaaggtacatacatatgtatattagaaaagCCTGTGTtagtaaatttgatttaattttcttGACATCGGAAGTCATATCAACTTTTCTAACTAGAATTAGGAAGAACTGAATGACTTTGTAGTTACATATTATGACTctatgccaaatgtcacatcaaaataatcattagtgtttagtatacgcgtctttgaaacaatgctttcccactactaggatgtcatgaaacgtattattactggcgatgagttttagatctatgcttacgacccggaaacaggcGGTCAATCGagtatcgtggcaaaggtgagacGAAGCCAAAAAAGCCAGGTCAATTCAGGTCATTCGAGTTGTGGTGCACTCAGAATTCCATCCGACCGGCCAagctgtcaacaaggaatactatctGAGTGTTATGTAAAGCTATTTATATGAAGattcggaattatgggccgaaaccagttggtttttgcaccacgataatgcaccgtcgcatactgcattgattcttagTGAGTTTTTCGACAAATTATGGACCAATATCGtaccgcaaccaccgcattctcCTGATTTAGACCCGACTTCTGGCTATTTAGCAAACTCAAGCGACAGCTTCGGAGATTTGGCTACCACGTTAACCTTGATAGTCGTAATTTCGAAGTCGAAGTTCGATGAAACcatgaactgtacgagatatacgacgacattgacatatgtagttcagcgaattaagagacaacggctacgctggctaagtcatgacgtccgaatggatgaaaacactccagctctgagagtttTCGACTTAGTTGCCttcggaggaagcagaggaagtccTCGATTTCGTTGGAGTgatcagatggagaaggacctggttgcacttggtatctcgaattggcgtcAATTTGCGAAaataagaaacgactggcgcgatgATGGCTAATCTCTCAAGTTGACTGGGCATTACACCTAGAGTGAGTCCTAATATAATACATACttttattacaaattacaaagaCCTTTCTTTTCATATGAAAAATCGGTTTTCATTGCGAGCACTTATCAAAAATTGTCATTTCCAATTTCTCTTTAATTCAAAATTGATGTACATAAATTTTCAGTATATATTCAACATAAAAAAGATACAAGAtaagattaaaaacaaaaaaaatgcgcTATCAACCTTGGAAGCAATCTTTACATTTAAGAACACTACGAACACCaaataaattcaacaaattCTTTGGTGCTAATTCAACATTCGCAAGATTCTACAATGCGACGAAACAGCAGTCTCTCGAAACAAGAATACGTCAATTGGAGAGGAGTAAAACTCATGCCAGTATCAATCGTATAATCAAAAGAAGGAAGGAAGAAAGAGATAAAAAGGAGAAAGTCAATGCATTTATAGAGCTCAGCCGACAATACGATGCACTTCGGGCCGAGCAAAAGCATTTAGAGAGGCAAATAAAGAACCGAACGACAGTTCTGATGAAAGCAGTATATAGACATAAACAGAGCACGAAAAGACTCGGCGAATTAGAACGGACTTTGGCGATCTATAGCGAGCAGTTGAAACAAGCCGTAAGTAATAACGTTTTACGTGCAGCGGTCGAGCATAGCTTGAACGGAGAAATTACCCAAGTAAAcagcaataaattacaaatCTTACGTAGAATGGGCGGAAGTGAGCCAAGTACCGACATTTACTCCGAACTTATGCCTGAAATCGTAAAGAAATATACCGCAATGCGTAAATTTGCCAGACGTTGGATGCACAAGGCGAATATTAAGAGAAGACACACTACGGGCCTGGATATAGCTACCATAATTAAGAAGCAGCGCATGAGCTGGGAACCGACAGTGAGACTGCGCGAAACGGttgcaatgcaaaatattgtgCCCACAATGACCAATGAGCAATATGAACGTGAAATTGCACTGAAATCGCATAGTGCTACAAGTGTTTTTCAAGAAATAAGTAGCAACCGAAATGAACAGAAGATAACCGATAGCCTTAAAAGCGTATTGCCACCACTAGAAGCTGTAGTTGCTAGCGAAGAGAGTAGTAAGTTGACTAAACgaagaaaaatactaaaatccAAACAAAGTGCCACTTCCGATATAGACGAAAGTGCAAAGAGACGTCGTACTGGCAAGCGAAGAGGTCGAGCACGAAGAAGATCAAGTCGCAAGAGCCAACAAAGTGTCACATCGGATGGGCCTAAAAAAGGACAAAGAAAGAGAAAAGGGAgaagaaaaagtattaaaagtcTTGACAGTGGCGGACAGGATATGAAGCAAAGTAGACGTGGTCATAGTGTTCGCAAAGGTCGAAAACGTCAGagtaaggaaaagtcgaaagcCAGTCAAATAAGTCAGGAGCCCGAAAGTCGTGCCGGAACAGTGCAATCAATTGTTGATGAGAAAAGCGctaaagaaaatctattgttCGAAatgaatttacaacaacaatcagTTCCTGTACAAATGAAGAAAGCCAGCGTAAACGAAAAAACTGCGCTAGATAAATTTAGGAGGAAAAGTGTTGAATTTGATAAATCACAATCAGATACGAACTGTCAATTTCATGCGCTCGAAGAATACTGGGGTGTACCGTTACGTACTGATTGCACGCTAGATAAATTGGAAAGGTTGAATAGCATACTAGACGAGCTTATAGTCGAAGAGGAGAAAAAACCATCGCCGCCACTGAAGCACATGCTATCATCTCGAAACGTTGTCCGAAAACCGAGCAAACGCGAAATGCGGGATTTAGAGAAATTGCTGGTGCTGCTCAAAGAGTGtaaaaaatgtcagaaaaaGCAGGAAAAGGCGAAAGCGGCCGAGCGTGATTTTGCCGTGTTATGCAAAAAGGAACATGACGATGCCATAAAAAATGCAGCTGGACTGCCAGATTACTTTCCGGAAGACTCGGACTTCAGTGTGATGTGTTCTTGTAATAGCGTGTCATAACGGAACAGTGAAATGCAATGGCTGCAAAAGAGTTTTACAGTTCGGTCGTAATAATGTCTGTCGCTGCTGATTGCGCAATATTTTCGgtattattatgtacatatgaatgtatgctaAGTAGATGCTAAATTTATTTACCGCGGACGCATCAGTTGGAGCTCTGTCTGTTAAAAACAATGAAGTATACACAgatattttgttgattttaacAAATAGGGCTGCAGCTGGTTGCATTTTATGAATAAGTTGtggatattttataaaaaaaaatgtaaaaattacatAAACGATAT contains the following coding sequences:
- the LOC105234095 gene encoding F-box/LRR-repeat protein 7, whose product is MSHQTARRAQAPTSLECPLASLGRNSSTVIDSLTGHHQPPYHHPLSSSPLDPQVYQMSRKSPDLSIDADDIIYTPSASQQGDTVDGLLNELVNIEEDAETAAVAASALNATAQRNHTLPEMYQLPHSSSHGGGTTAGRITRHQGGRCSVPTVSSAVNGSSTRNMQYFLEKKMDALYLGNAIRALPLGSEASHFQNERYFLEDGLRNICNYNNGTERLADAHYLRHHASSPSETSGSDRYLLNRTGSPTDAFSSSNHLENFANTSNNTTSSNLALDQRFHHTKVKSLSDGLCNIGRFSPSLDQGYATLVSPSPTGHHPNTITTHSIVHHPPPSTTTLTAVTRTRHDNVAPPPWNKKTFRSGPLFDRLPDDVVLKIFNWFDSCELCILARVCRRFDQLAWRPVLWKVISLKGEHLNGDKTLKMIFRQLCGQTCNGSCPEVERVMLSEGCRISDKGLQLLTRRCPELTHLQLQTCMQVSNQALMDVLTKCTNLQHLDVTGCSQVVSISTHPNLEQPRRLLLQYLDLTDCLVLDDVGLKIVVKNCPQLVYLYLRRCIKITDAGLKFVPSFCIALKELSISDCVNITDFGLYELAKLGAVLRYLSVAKCDRVSDAGLKVIARRCYKLRYLNARGCEAVSDDSITVLAHSCPRLRALDIGKCDVSDAGLRALAESCPNLKKLSLRNCDMITDRGVQCIAYYCRGLQQLNIQDCQISIEGYRAVKKYCKRCVIEHTNPGFC
- the LOC109579215 gene encoding uncharacterized protein LOC109579215, with translation MGGSEPSTDIYSELMPEIVKKYTAMRKFARRWMHKANIKRRHTTGLDIATIIKKQRMSWEPTVRLRETVAMQNIVPTMTNEQYEREIALKSHSATSVFQEISSNRNEQKITDSLKSVLPPLEAVVASEESSKLTKRRKILKSKQSATSDIDESAKRRRTGKRRGRARRRSSRKSQQSVTSDGPKKGQRKRKGRRKSIKSLDSGGQDMKQSRRGHSVRKGRKRQSKEKSKASQISQEPESRAGTVQSIVDEKSAKENLLFEMNLQQQSVPVQMKKASVNEKTALDKFRRKSVEFDKSQSDTNCQFHALEEYWGVPLRTDCTLDKLERLNSILDELIVEEEKKPSPPLKHMLSSRNVVRKPSKREMRDLEKLLVLLKECKKCQKKQEKAKAAERDFAVLCKKEHDDAIKNAAGLPDYFPEDSDFSVMCSCNSVS